In a single window of the Populus alba chromosome 16, ASM523922v2, whole genome shotgun sequence genome:
- the LOC118036583 gene encoding oligopeptide transporter 3 produces MARQESTDGNHTNGLRLDSSAEHHERCPVEEVALVVPETDDPTLPVLTFRAWFLGLSSCVILIFLNTFFTYRTQPLTISAILMQIAVLPVGKFMAKTLPTKDYRILGWSFSLNPGPFNMKEHVIITIFANCGVSYGGGDAYSIGAITVMKAYYRQGLSFLCGLLIVLTTQILGYGWAGMLRRYLVYPVEMWWPSNLAQVSLFRALHEKDPKSKGMTRMRFFLIAMTASFFYYAVPGYLFPILTFFSWVCWAWPHNMTAQQIGSGYHGLGVGAFTLDWAGISAYHGSPLVAPWSSIVNVAVGFIMFIYIIVPVCYWKYNTFDARKFPIFSNQLFTSSGQKYDTTKILTPEFQLNIPAYDSYSKLYLSPLFALSIGSGFARFTATLTHVALFNGRDIWKQSRKAMQNVTLDVHAKLMKAYKEVPDWWFYILLAGSVFLSLLMSFVWKETVQLPWWGMLFAFGLAWLVTLPIGVIQATTNQQPGYDIIAQFMIGYVLPGQPIANLLFKIYGRISTVHALSFLSDLKLGHYMKIPPRCMYVAQLVGTLVAGTVNLAVAWWMLENIENICDVDSQDSNSPWTCPKYRVTFDASVIWGLIGPKRLFGPGGLYRNLVWLFLIGAFLPVPFWVLSKMFPEKKWIALINIPVISYGFAGMPPATPTNIASWLITGTIFNYFVFRYRKRWWQKYTYVLSAALDAGTAFMGVLLFFAVQNTDKKLSWWGAELDHCPLATCPSAPGIVVKGCPVF; encoded by the exons ATGGCAAGGCAAGAGAGTACTGATGGAAATCACACAAATGGGTTGCGGTTAGATTCATCAGCAGAACATCATGAAAGATGTCCTGTTGAAGAAGTGGCTTTGGTTGTGCCTGAAACTGACGATCCAACACTTCCTGTCTTGACTTTTCGTGCATGGTTTCTGGGTTTATCTTCGTGCGTAATACTTATCTTCTTGAACACCTTTTTCACTTACCGTACACAGCCACTTACTATCTCTGCCATTCTTATGCAAATTGCTGTGTTGCCTGTTGGCAAGTTCATGGCTAAGACTTTGCCTACGAAAGATTATAGGATTTTGGGGTGGAGTTTTAGTTTGAATCCAGGGCCTTTTAATATGAAAGAACATGTGATTATCACTATTTTTGCGAACTGTGGTGTCTCTTATGGTGGTGGTGATGCTTATTCTATTGGTGCCATTACTGTTATGAAGGCTTATTACAGGCAGGGTTTGAGTTTTCTTTGTGGGCTGCTCATAGTCTTGACTACTCAG ATATTGGGATATGGATGGGCTGGGATGCTAAGGAGATACCTGGTTTATCCTGTAGAGATGTGGTGGCCTTCCAATCTTGCTCAGGTTTCTCTGTTCAG AGCACTGCATGAAAAGGATCCGAAAAGTAAAGGCATGACCAGGATGCGATTCTTCCTCATCGCCATGACAGCAAGCTTTTTCTATTACGCAGTCCCTGGTTACTTGTTCCCAATCTTGACATTCTTCTCGTGGGTCTGCTGGGCATGGCCTCACAACATGACAGCTCAACAAATAGGGTCAGGATACCATGGCCTTGGTGTTGGTGCCTTCACTCTTGATTGGGCTGGGATTTCGGCCTACCATGGCAGCCCCCTTGTCGCCCCCTGGTCTTCCATTGTCAATGTTGCGGTTGGCTTTATTATGTTCATCTACATTATAGTCCCTGTGTGTTATTGGAAGTATAACACTTTTGATGCTCGGAAGTTTCCAATATTTTCTAATCAGCTGTTCACTTCTAGTGGGCAAAAATATGATACTACAAAGATCTTGACCCCAGAATTTCAACTTAACATTCCTGCTTATGATAGCTACAGCAAGCTTTATCTCAGTCCTCTATTTGCCCTGTCGATTGGATCAGGATTTGCAAGGTTCACGGCAACTCTCACCCATGTAGCACTGTTTAATGGAAG GGATATTTGGAAGCAAAGTAGGAAAGCAATGCAGAATGTGACATTGGATGTTCATGCAAAATTGATGAAAGCTTACAAAGAAGTCCCCGACTGGTGGTTCTATATTCTGTTAGCAGGGAGTGTTTTCCTCTCATTGTTAATGTCTTTTGTTTGGAAAGAAACTGTGCAGCTGCCATGGTGGGGTATGCTCTTTGCCTTTGGCTTGGCTTGGCTTGTTACCCTTCCTATCGGGGTTATTCAAGCAACTACCAACCAG CAACCTGGCTACGACATAATAGCACAGTTCATGATTGGATATGTCCTACCAGGACAACCAATTGCAAACCTGCTTTTCAAGATTTATGGACGAATCAGCACGGTCCatgctctttctttcttatctGACCTTAAACTTGGACACTACATGAAAATTCCACCACGGTGCATGTATGTAGCTCAG CTTGTGGGAACTTTAGTTGCCGGTACAGTCAATCTTGCAGTTGCGTGGTGGATGTTGGAGAACATTGAAAATATCTGTGATGTTGATTCGCAAGATTCCAACAGTCCTTGGACCTGTCCTAAGTACCGAGTTACTTTCGATGCTTCTGTAATCTGGGGCCTCATTGGACCAAAAAGGCTCTTCGGACCTGGTGGCCTCTACAGGAACTTGGTATGGCTGTTCCTCATTGGAGCTTTCTTGCCAGTGCCTTTTTGGGTACTGAGCAAAATGTTCCCTGAAAAGAAATGGATTGCATTGATAAACATTCCAGTTATATCTTATGGTTTTGCCGGAATGCCACCTGCTACTCCCACCAACATTGCAAGCTGGCTTATCACTGGAACCATCTTCAACTACTTTGTCTTCCGATATCGCAAGCGCTGGTGGCAGAAGTATACTTATGTTCTGTCTGCGGCATTGGATGCTGGGACAGCTTTCATGGGTGTTCTATTGTTCTTTGCTGTGCAGAACACAGACAAAAAATTGAGTTGGTGGGGTGCAGAACTTGATCACTGTCCTTTGGCTACATGTCCATCAGCGCCAGGGATTGTGGTTAAGGGATGCCCTGTCTTTTGA